From a region of the Synergistaceae bacterium genome:
- the speE gene encoding polyamine aminopropyltransferase translates to MSDYVTRPKRFNDLWLTEYSTDNLTLSLKIKEYIHSEKTQYQELLIADTYEYGRAMMLDGAFQLTEKDEFCYSEMMAHVPLCAHKSPEKVLIIGGGDGAIMREVLKHDCVKKCTLIDIDSRVVECSKKYLPFAGCSFSDSRADFKCMDAMKFIRETSEKFDVVIIDSTDPVDFAAGLFQSGFYEDVKRVMTADSMMSELTESPFTDKDLMQQALREMRKVFPLVKIYWGVVPTYPSGMWTYGLASMNNNDPAKPLRNVN, encoded by the coding sequence ATGAGCGATTATGTAACAAGACCTAAGAGATTTAATGATTTATGGCTGACTGAGTATAGTACTGATAATTTGACGCTTTCACTCAAGATCAAAGAATATATACACTCGGAAAAAACGCAGTATCAGGAATTATTAATAGCTGACACCTACGAATACGGGCGGGCTATGATGTTAGACGGAGCATTTCAATTAACGGAGAAGGACGAATTCTGCTACTCTGAAATGATGGCTCATGTTCCATTATGTGCGCACAAGAGTCCCGAAAAAGTTTTAATTATCGGCGGCGGAGATGGTGCTATTATGCGTGAAGTATTGAAGCATGATTGTGTCAAGAAATGCACATTAATTGATATTGACTCAAGAGTTGTAGAATGCTCAAAAAAATATCTGCCTTTTGCCGGGTGTTCGTTCAGTGATTCAAGAGCTGATTTTAAGTGTATGGACGCAATGAAATTTATTCGCGAGACTTCAGAAAAATTTGACGTTGTTATTATAGACAGCACTGACCCTGTAGATTTTGCGGCGGGATTATTTCAGTCAGGATTCTATGAAGACGTAAAAAGAGTAATGACAGCTGACTCAATGATGAGCGAATTGACCGAGTCGCCCTTCACAGATAAAGATTTAATGCAGCAGGCTTTACGAGAAATGCGAAAAGTATTTCCGCTCGTAAAAATTTACTGGGGAGTAGTGCCTACTTATCCGTCGGGAATGTGGACATATGGACTCGCTTCAATGAATAATAATGACCCGGCCAAGCCTTTAAGAAATGTGAATA
- a CDS encoding FprA family A-type flavoprotein, with translation MYEAIQANKDTWWVGVNDYETDLFESLWPLPQGVAYNAYVITGTNATVAIDTVKGPWLDEYINKLTQALNGRALNYLVINHMEPDHAGLIAQLKTKWPALKFIGNAKTMPLLKGYHGIEDDIITVKDGETLDLGGHILKFATVPMLHWPESMVTFDASTGVLFSNDSFGGFGAHEGGIFDDKKIKSRWEDEMLRYYAAIVAKYSNMVQGALRKLGTLEIKNIFPSHGTLFREDIKQVINLYDKWSRQEGEQGAVVVYGSMYGNTRRMAEAVCAGLGGAKIKDVRLYDVSRADISCVLRDIWRYKALALLACTYNTLLFPPMDALCSKLLNRAPKNKFLGIAGSYSWSKGALTALQVFAEKIKLEKIGPEIEVFTSPTSEDLAKCFELGVNLGEAIS, from the coding sequence ATGTACGAAGCAATACAAGCTAATAAAGATACATGGTGGGTAGGAGTAAATGATTATGAGACGGATTTATTTGAGTCATTATGGCCGCTGCCTCAAGGTGTAGCATATAATGCCTATGTCATAACGGGTACTAATGCAACAGTAGCTATTGACACAGTAAAAGGCCCTTGGCTCGATGAATATATTAATAAATTAACTCAAGCACTCAACGGGCGGGCGTTAAATTATCTCGTAATTAATCACATGGAACCCGATCACGCCGGATTAATTGCCCAGCTTAAAACAAAGTGGCCGGCTCTAAAATTTATCGGGAATGCTAAGACTATGCCGTTACTCAAAGGCTATCACGGAATCGAAGACGATATTATAACAGTGAAGGACGGCGAGACTCTCGACTTAGGCGGACATATTTTGAAATTTGCTACAGTTCCTATGCTTCATTGGCCTGAAAGTATGGTAACTTTTGACGCGTCAACGGGCGTATTATTCTCTAATGACTCATTCGGGGGATTCGGAGCTCATGAGGGCGGAATCTTTGACGACAAAAAAATTAAATCACGCTGGGAAGATGAAATGTTAAGATATTACGCCGCAATCGTAGCAAAATATTCAAACATGGTACAGGGAGCATTAAGAAAACTCGGAACTCTTGAAATAAAAAATATATTCCCGTCTCATGGGACTCTATTCAGAGAAGATATAAAGCAGGTTATAAATCTTTATGACAAATGGAGCAGGCAGGAAGGCGAACAGGGCGCAGTTGTCGTATACGGCTCAATGTACGGAAATACAAGACGAATGGCTGAAGCTGTTTGTGCAGGACTGGGCGGCGCAAAAATTAAAGATGTCAGATTGTATGATGTATCGCGAGCTGATATTTCATGTGTTTTGCGTGATATTTGGCGTTATAAGGCTCTTGCTTTGTTAGCTTGCACATATAACACGTTATTATTCCCGCCTATGGATGCTCTATGCTCGAAATTATTAAATCGTGCGCCCAAGAATAAATTTTTAGGTATAGCAGGCTCTTACAGCTGGAGCAAGGGAGCATTAACAGCTTTACAGGTTTTCGCCGAAAAAATTAAACTCGAAAAAATAGGCCCTGAAATTGAAGTATTTACTTCGCCGACTAGTGAAGATTTAGCTAAATGCTTTGAACTCGGTGTAAATTTAGGTGAAGCAATCTCATGA
- a CDS encoding endonuclease III, giving the protein MEHISKIFYTLDKLEEIYHNEACPPELGHDEPLDGLILTVLSQNTNDKNRDAAFTQLKNLYPTWPEVVKAGAKNLEQAIKTAGLGHTKAERIIEILNRIYSDFGEYSIKKLAKFTFHDMRKYLRALPGVGAKTVNCVMLFDFKLPAFPVDTHITRIIKRLEIEPENASPEEISRCLESIIPDERCLGGHVNIIEHGRKICHSRKPDCKNCVLAEICPSLY; this is encoded by the coding sequence ATGGAACATATAAGCAAAATTTTTTACACGCTCGATAAACTAGAAGAAATCTATCATAATGAAGCCTGTCCGCCTGAACTTGGACACGATGAGCCTTTGGACGGGCTTATTTTGACTGTATTGTCTCAGAACACTAACGACAAGAATCGCGACGCAGCATTTACACAGCTGAAAAATTTATATCCAACTTGGCCGGAAGTCGTGAAGGCAGGAGCTAAGAATCTCGAACAGGCAATCAAGACAGCGGGGCTCGGTCATACTAAAGCAGAAAGAATTATAGAGATCTTGAATAGAATTTATTCGGATTTCGGCGAGTACTCAATCAAGAAACTTGCAAAATTTACCTTTCACGACATGCGAAAATATTTGCGTGCTTTACCCGGAGTCGGTGCTAAAACTGTAAATTGCGTAATGTTATTTGATTTCAAGCTGCCTGCATTCCCAGTTGATACTCATATTACAAGAATTATTAAGCGTCTTGAGATTGAGCCGGAAAATGCATCGCCTGAAGAAATCTCGCGCTGTCTTGAGTCAATCATACCCGATGAAAGGTGCTTAGGCGGTCATGTGAATATAATCGAACACGGCCGGAAAATTTGCCATTCCCGCAAGCCTGATTGTAAAAATTGCGTTCTCGCTGAAATTTGTCCGAGTTTATATTAA
- a CDS encoding AAA family ATPase, with protein MLSKRKLTADSLRKIKPVESWKISSTNDIHIVKPRKPEGLPGQQRAVEAMEFGLAVNGRGYNIFLVGQPGSGRTSYALERLQSKAQTLPAPDDWLYLYNFDKPGEPLSVSVPAGKGKKLADDLEELLKDLKITISKAFEQSQYEDAKASHVKKFQEKAGSIMDKLKAKAAKEKFSLKRTPQGFINIPLIADKDENGKKIIREMKPEEYESLDSEQQKKFQEASEKISQRTLLGMREIRDMEKALKDKLSKLEAEICRAAITPSLNEICEKYSGNEQLLNWFAKMSDDVIENFGAFVTAAREENAEVDFTRYQANLFVSNDPSKGAPVIWETNPTYYNLSGRVEYESHQGYLYTDFRKILAGAFHKANGGFLVLDAEKVLMNFMAWESIKRILRTGEAAIENLGEQYGALPVASLRPAPIKMDLKIIMTGTPYIYELLQYYDAEFSKIFKIKASFDVDMPRNTASEKRMAKYIAEVIKRENLKPFDSSALSEIIEWSSREAEDQNLLSIDVGHLRELLIESNAWADIAGRNPELVTREHVIKAIQHKEYRAGLYHDKLLRAFGDGIFRIDTDGESVGQINGLSVIDLNDSRFGHPSRITANVFMGQEGVVNIEREVKMTGPIHNKGLMILSSYLGRKYAQDMPLSLSAHITFEQNYSGIEGDSASSTELYCLLSALSGLPLKQGIAVTGSVDQFGNVQPIGGVNEKIEGFFEFCKLTGLTGNQGVMIPESNIRHLMLNPEVINAVRDNKFSIWAVKTIDEGIELLTGVRAGRQKKNGSYSDDTVHGLVKARLKKMLGDSIRLEKKFGRDVRKKRKKTQTPESNSEQSQNQE; from the coding sequence ATTTTATCAAAGCGGAAATTAACAGCTGACTCTTTACGCAAAATTAAACCCGTCGAGAGCTGGAAAATTTCTTCAACAAATGATATTCACATCGTAAAGCCCCGCAAGCCTGAAGGACTACCCGGCCAGCAAAGAGCAGTCGAGGCTATGGAATTCGGACTCGCTGTAAATGGACGAGGCTATAATATTTTCTTAGTAGGTCAGCCCGGAAGCGGCAGAACTAGTTACGCCCTTGAAAGATTACAGAGTAAAGCCCAGACTCTTCCTGCTCCTGATGACTGGCTTTATTTATATAATTTCGACAAGCCCGGAGAGCCTCTTTCTGTGTCAGTCCCGGCAGGTAAAGGCAAAAAATTAGCTGATGACCTCGAAGAACTGCTAAAAGATTTAAAGATTACTATCAGCAAAGCATTTGAACAGAGTCAATATGAAGACGCAAAGGCCTCCCACGTGAAAAAATTTCAGGAAAAAGCCGGCTCAATCATGGACAAGTTAAAAGCTAAGGCAGCTAAAGAAAAATTTTCACTCAAGAGAACGCCGCAGGGATTTATTAATATTCCCTTAATTGCTGATAAGGACGAGAACGGCAAGAAAATAATACGCGAAATGAAGCCCGAAGAGTATGAATCTCTTGACTCAGAACAGCAGAAAAAATTTCAGGAGGCCAGCGAGAAAATTTCTCAACGTACTTTACTGGGAATGCGTGAAATTCGCGACATGGAGAAGGCACTCAAGGACAAATTAAGCAAGTTAGAGGCTGAAATCTGCAGAGCTGCAATAACTCCGTCACTAAATGAAATTTGCGAGAAATACTCAGGCAATGAGCAATTATTAAACTGGTTCGCAAAAATGTCTGATGACGTTATAGAAAATTTCGGAGCTTTTGTTACTGCCGCACGTGAAGAAAACGCAGAAGTCGATTTTACCCGTTATCAGGCTAATTTATTTGTCAGCAATGACCCCTCAAAAGGTGCTCCGGTAATATGGGAGACAAATCCGACTTATTATAATTTATCCGGACGAGTCGAATATGAAAGTCATCAAGGCTATTTATATACTGATTTCAGGAAAATTTTAGCGGGGGCATTTCACAAAGCTAACGGGGGATTTCTTGTATTAGACGCTGAAAAAGTTTTAATGAATTTCATGGCATGGGAGTCAATCAAGCGAATTTTACGAACTGGCGAGGCAGCAATTGAGAATTTAGGCGAACAATACGGCGCTCTTCCTGTTGCGTCATTAAGGCCGGCTCCCATAAAAATGGACTTGAAAATTATCATGACAGGCACCCCCTATATTTATGAGTTACTGCAGTATTATGATGCTGAATTCAGCAAAATTTTCAAGATCAAAGCAAGTTTTGATGTCGACATGCCCCGTAATACCGCAAGTGAAAAGCGTATGGCAAAATATATCGCTGAAGTTATCAAGCGCGAAAATCTCAAACCTTTTGACTCGTCTGCACTCTCTGAAATTATAGAATGGTCAAGCCGTGAAGCTGAAGATCAAAATTTATTGTCTATTGATGTCGGGCATTTACGCGAGTTATTAATCGAGTCTAATGCTTGGGCTGATATTGCCGGGAGAAATCCGGAACTCGTAACCCGTGAACATGTAATTAAAGCCATTCAGCATAAAGAATACAGAGCCGGACTCTATCACGATAAATTATTGCGAGCGTTCGGCGATGGTATATTCAGAATAGACACGGACGGCGAGTCAGTCGGGCAAATTAACGGCCTATCAGTGATTGATTTAAATGATTCGAGATTCGGCCACCCTTCAAGAATTACCGCAAATGTTTTCATGGGGCAAGAAGGAGTCGTAAATATCGAACGTGAAGTAAAAATGACCGGGCCCATACATAATAAAGGCTTGATGATTCTTTCTAGTTATTTAGGCCGCAAATATGCTCAAGATATGCCCTTGAGTCTTAGTGCTCATATTACATTTGAACAGAATTATTCAGGCATTGAAGGTGATAGCGCGTCATCGACTGAATTATATTGCTTGCTGTCTGCTTTGTCGGGGCTGCCATTGAAACAGGGAATCGCCGTAACTGGTTCAGTAGATCAATTCGGGAATGTTCAGCCGATCGGGGGAGTCAATGAGAAAATAGAAGGCTTCTTTGAGTTCTGCAAATTAACCGGCTTAACAGGAAATCAGGGAGTCATGATTCCAGAGTCAAATATCAGGCACTTAATGTTAAATCCTGAAGTTATTAATGCAGTGAGAGACAATAAATTTTCTATCTGGGCAGTAAAGACAATTGATGAGGGAATCGAGCTTTTAACGGGAGTTCGTGCAGGCCGGCAGAAAAAAAACGGCTCATACAGTGATGATACTGTTCACGGACTCGTTAAAGCAAGACTCAAGAAAATGCTCGGTGATAGTATCAGACTCGAAAAGAAATTCGGCCGTGATGTCAGAAAGAAGCGCAAGAAAACTCAAACGCCCGAGTCAAACTCTGAGCAATCACAGAATCAAGAGTAA